The DNA sequence CAAGCAAATAGCCTTTAGATTGATTCGCTGCTGGTGTATTGTTAAGTACATACTGTATTATGCTGTATGAGACGGCCGATATGGGACGGAAGGTATAGGGAAAGATTTTGCATTATTCATACTTTTTTGCTGGTATTCAGTTTATATATACTCTCTTGTACTTGAAGTAATTTACGAATTCTATATTTACATGTTTACGACAGAAAAGCGAAACATGCATACATATGATATTCACCTTGCTCTCGTGATTTTTTTGCCTGAATTCATTATTCATTCCGCCAAAGGTACCCTAAGTGCTCACTCGGTGGAGGCCGTCCAGGATTGTTTGGATGGGTAGCTCGAGCGTTTACATTTCTCGTTAATTCTCATTGATGTACCTTGTGCGTACATCCATATATCTCATATATGATACATAGTACTAAAGATGTTACCGCCTCGACTACCTCTTCAAGCTACGTCTTCAAGCTCTAACGGAAATGGGAGAAGTGGAATGATACATCCAGATGATGCTATTCGACAgacagatgatgatgcttcGTCCTCTCGTGCGTGAGTGTTTGGTCATATTTGGTTCATTCGATAAATCTCGAAACCTTTAGAGACAATATAGGAGTCCATGAATGAGGTATATGGATTAGAGCACTAATACTAGTCGTCCTATGGCAGATCCGCAATTTCCTTAGGATACTTGAACGatccattttcttcattacTTTACAAACCAAATTTACATTCCGGTAACGGTTCTCCATCAACTCGTAAACCACCTCTGATCAATATAGGAACACATCATAGAACCATTGGTATAGATACCTTGTTTGATAAACACTTGAAAGATGATACAGAAACACCAAAACAGGTTGTTTCGTTGGGTGCAGGAAGTGATACGAGGTTTTGGAggttgatggtgagttttgtTTGTCCCAGAATAAAAAGAACACGTGTGAGGTCACTGTATCATATCATTGAATCAAGTATCTTGGATGAGATGAGCTGATCATTAGAGGCCTCAACGTATAGTCAAGGGAGAATCCACccaatatatcaaaatacgttgaaattgatttccCTCATATAACATCAGTGAAAGCACAGCGCATATCAAGATCGAAAAAGCTCAATTCTCTTTTTAATAAACCTTCTGCATTAAATCATAAGACAACGAGtggtttaccttcatcaccaccaccatataGAGTATCTCAAGGTGGTACAAGGatagattcagatttatatACTTTATTACCATTAGATTTACGTTCGGCCAACTCCACTTCCTCTACTTCGACGACAACATCAACGACGATATCAGAAATTTTCAATCAacatttattacctttattgaATCCTGAATTACCAACATTATTCTTAGCAGAATGTTTATTTCCTTATATGTTACCTGAACAAAGTGAAAATATAATACAATGGTTTGGTGAAAATTTCTCTCAATGTATTGGAATCGTATATGAAATGTCTGGTTTAAATGATGGTTTTGGGAAAGTTATGAAAAGGAATTTAGCTGTAAGTAATTACTGACTTATCATACAGCTATATCGTAATCACGAATTCAATGGAATTCCCGCCCAAGCGACACTTTGACTAAAATACcaatttgtttattttccACAGTCACGGAATTTATCGATACCTGGTTCAGAACCATTTCCAACACCAGAATCCCAAGCTGAAAGATTCCTCAACCCTAATCTAGGACCAAAGGGTATATTTGATAAGAGTGGTGTCAAGACTTTGTGGGAGATTAGAGAACAAGTTAttgatataaatgaattacaGCGGTAAGATATCCTATCTTAGCAATCTCAATGATGATCATTCTCTAATACACTTCTCAATCAAAATAGTATATCTAAGCTTGAAATACtagatgagattgaagaaCTGAAATTGGTCTTAGAACATTATGTCATCGCTTGGGGCgtgaaaggtgaaaatatGGAAAGTTTAGGTTTATGATGATCAGACAATGATCAGAACAAGATCGTAGAGAGCATAATGAATTGTATCAATGCATGGTTATACCAGATATTATGCACAAAAAGTCACCTCGATCTAAGCATGAAACCCTTTCTACGATCCTTTACCGTGCCTAGAAAgtctcctcttcttcaacatgaTGTGGTTGTTCCTCATGGccagcttcaccttcaggaaCCTAATTATGTTTGAGTCAGATAAATGAGTGGTCAGCATGTCATTATTTCCCACTCAGCGAACAATTACATTTATACTCACCTCGAAACCTTCGATAGTAGCATATAggatttcttgaattttaGCCATTACATCAGATTCTTCCTGAGTTACACCTTCAACTGCCATACGTTCTTGTACGATAAGTTCAATATTTCGAAGTTCTGGTATAACATAAACGATTAAATTAGTCTGTCCTCCTTTCTGCACGAGTTGGAAAACGAGCAAGAAAATATAACTAACTATCAAAGTagaaatctctttcttttaatAGACTTTCACTGTGagcttcaatttcagctacACGAGCTTGCATTTGTGCTACttgagctgaagaagctgaagaaactTGTCTACTTGTTCCGCCTATTCCTGCACCCGGACGTGAAAATCCTCCTGTGCGTGCggttgaagatgttgttcGTGATGtcgttggtggtggtgctgaTTGAACTATACCACCCCTGTTAAGATGAAGGGATCAGATACATTAGTTCAATTATTATCTCTTTGATCAATCATGTGTCGGTCCAATACCGCTCTTCCGCACTTCCGTAGGAATGAACTTGTATTCGGATGGAAAGTATCACTCACGCTCGTCCTTGTGCATCGTAAGCAATTCCACCACTATTTGCGTCCCAAaatttcttcatccattgtAAGaattctaaattatcttgcATTTTACATCTGAGTGCATGAAAAGACAAAAGTTGAGCAACATTAGTACATGAACCGCTGTTTGCTCAAGAACTGATTGCTCTTCTTCGTCCATTTTCTCTTACCCAAGCATCACGGGATGAGGAATGATTGAGGGCTTTCACTCACTTTACAAGTTTATCAACGGGTATAGGCTGAATGAACCCGATGAATGATTTGCAGCATTAGCTCCCTCACATCATGACTAGCTTTTCCTGAAATATAACTTTCAATAAGgattttactcaccttgtcAATCCTATGCATTTTAAAAGCTTTTTGTAAGATTTTGAAATTATCCAAATATTCATATTCCATTCTAGCATTGTATTTAACCTTTGACATTGGTAAATCACCTAGAGGACAGTGGTATCATAGAATGAataaatatcatatcatTAGTATATGAATCTCTCTACCTTGCACCTTTTTTCGCTTgtaatcaaaaagaagagtAATTGATGgatcttttttagctaaactCACCATATATCGAATCTATAATTTGACAATAAACTGATCCTGTACCACATTGTTCGACTTTTGTCAATACTTGAGGTTCAAGTAATTCATTTAACCATGCTAAGAGTTCACCTCGAGCTTGATCAATGGAAGCAGAAGGTCAGCATATAGTGTATAACTCATCCAACTGATGTAATTCTATATTTGATTAATCTCCAGTGGAACTGAACTGGTTGAACTGAAAATggataaattgatatcagtAAGACCACTCACATTCTCCTGTGTaaattgacattttgagGGAATTATGCTAGTACTGGGTATATGTTCGATATACGTTTATCAATGGCCGCCTGATATTATCGCTCTAATAATGTTGTCCAACAACAAACCAAACGATTTGGAAAGTCAATgcaacaaaatcaacttgtCATCCAAGACGCGCGCGCTCGGACCCAAAAAACAATTCAAGCATAACAGACAACACACGCGTGTCATTATCATAAACCACCTCCTCCTGCTTTCAATACAAGTAGCCCATTTATTGCCACATCATGATGCTATCACTCTCATTGATGGCCACATACCCTATGCATATGCTATAATCGGAATATATCATTGTATCTGGTATTTATATATACTGGATTCCTATGCCTTGTGGAATACAAGAGGTGAGccatttgaattatatctATGTGATGtgtattgaagaatttgctACATGATGATTTTAACAAGGAACGATGGGGGTATCTAACTGTTTCGTAGTGTCTGGTTGTTTTGGGGGTATATGTATCACGTCTATAAAAAGGGTGAATTGAGGTATCAAAGGAATCGAACCAACCGAAAGTTAAGCTCTAATGGTTAAACAAATCGTGGAAGACAGTAGGTATTTCTGCAGACTGTAGCAGTAAGATCGGAGGGTTAGCATATTGTATATCCAATGTTTATCATGATTCACGACTCACTTTAAATCTATAAGCACATTCAGTAGATCTTAACATTTCAACATCACCTCCAGCAGCTTGAACGAAACTAACAATTACACCGTTCACTTGTGAATTTGTTCCTTGAGGTTGTCTATTTGTGGGCGGAACAGCAGCTGCAGCACGATGTGCGTAACCTTCCACTGATCTTGgtaaatcgaaattgatgatcaaagGTGACCAAGGTACTTCAGGTGGTTTTATATtaacatcaaatacaactaAGAATCTAGGTCCATTTcctgataatgatgttcTCCATGATTGTAATACTGCTTTTTTCTGtgttggtggtaaatcaggtgTCTAGAGTAAAAAATATCACAGTATTAGCTACATCTCTACCCTACATGACTGAACTTTCATCGAGAGAGATTTGCTTACAAGATATAAAGTTTCCCATTTCCTACTTTGTAATCTCAAAACAACAGCTTCCAACATAGTATAAGTACCAACATGAATTATAGCTTGCCATAGAGGATAATCTTCTAACATTTTAACCAACATATCTAATTTATATTCTTTTGCTCTTGTTTGTTCTTCATTCTGACCACCTTGATTTCTACCTGATCCAATGGTTCCAGGGCCTATGTCATTATTGGCCTTTGCGGCGTTGACTCCAGCTTGGGCTGATCCAGTTATAGTCAAATATACATAAGTATGTTTCAGGTTGATTCCAGGTGTAACCGATGATACAGATTCTTGTGAGTTTGTTCCACCATCTCTTCTTACCAAGACTCTAACAGGATCTCTAACAGAGAGCGATTGTGAAAAGTTGATAACATCTGTTGGAATGGTGTTTGAGCTAATGGGTGAGAAACAAACACATGTTAGTCGTCGTACTAGTTCTACCCACATTATCCAAAAGAGCTTGTACACTTACAAGAGACAAGTTTGTCGCTCAATATCACCTGCATTACCTGCTCCAGCTTGAGTTCCGTTAACAGCGCTAGTAGGTCCACCGACGGCAGCTGTGCTATTTGCACCAAATCGACTACCTTGTGTAGGGAATGGAGTCTTACTAGCAGGATTGAAAGGTGAATCTCTTCCTGCATCGTATGGACTCGCTAAtccaggtgaaaaaggtgcGGCAGGGATACTAGGTGTTAAGGGTCCAGTCATACTCGCTCCCCCTGGACCACCTCGTCTAGGAGCGGGAAGAGTTTTGGCGATGTTCAATACGTTGTCATACAGATTACGAGCCTGACGAAAACACTGATAAGTACAAAAGCCAGTACTTAGTGAGATTGATACTTACAATCAATTGGTCTACTTCGTCCAACTACACGATAATACCGTTAATAATTGTTCAAAACCATTCGACAAAACACATAGAGATACTTACAATTAACAATCTACATTCACTACCTCCTAATCCACCTCGACTAGTCATGACTTCGGCGATTTTAGCTGGTGTACCAATCAGAATATGTATAGCATCCCGTTGCATAGCAGCGATCTCATTTGGAAGACCTGAAGAACCAGCTGCACCTGCAGCTACACCTGATCTGATACCTAATGGACCGCCAACACCTCGAACCACTACAAAAGGTTACCAGTCAGTACAAAGCGAGACGGTGTGTGTTTTGAGGATATACGTACGTTTATGACATTGCATAGCTTGATCAACAGTAGTAGTGATGATTATAACGGCCGGTCCGTTGTAAGTCGCAGGTGGAGGGGGAAGGTTTTGAACGAGATGTAAAGCGGGAATAACGCTGAAATTAAGGAAAATCCAATCAATATCTCTGTCGCTCATATTGGGGCGCAACCTTGACAGCCTGAATTTTGCCCGTAAAAACTTACTAAGAGATGATTCTTTCGGTAGTTGGAGGAGCTTGAGCTATGATGTCACTTCCTTTGATCATGAAAGGTAAAACTCTAGTCTGAATCTTGTTAGGTGGACCAATTCTAAGGGAACGAGGTAATATATCAGTAAATTGCTCTGGCATTTACAAGTGACGATCGAAATCGCCCAACTATGCTATAGACAGCAACAGCGTAAAGCGAGCTCGATCAACTTACCCATACTTTGAGATAGACCTTAGTAAATCCACTTTCAAATTTAGATGTTCCCATTTCGTAATGACTATACCTGCACCTGGAGTAGCtacacctgaaccacctggAGTTAACGGACCTGAACTACGTTCTAAGGGATTTGAAGTTTGGTTTAAACCTGGACTTGAAATTGCTAGAGATGGATTATTGTGATTACTGCTATTGGTATTATTGAAATCTCTTTCACCTCTTAATCCACTTGGTGTGTGAGGATGTGGATGATTCATACCACCTGGCGTCAACGAACCTAAATTTAAAGGTGGTTGACCTATTATACCGCTTGAGAATGATCTATTTATACCTGGTCTATTATTGGTACCTGCACCTCCGCCTCCTATATTACCGAAATTGTTAGCTTTACTACTACCAGCAGGTGATTGAGGATGATGTATAGTAGAATTCGAAGGTGTTGTCATTGGCCCAGACTGATTAATTAGATTTTCAACACCTTGATGATGTAATGGTCTAGAAGGTAAGCCTAAATTTCCTAATGGACCTATCGGACCAGTCAATGGACCATTATTCCTAATATTGCTACTTGGATGCGAATGTACATTTTCACTTCCAATATTCAACGTTGAGATAGTTGGAATTTGattattacttgatgattGTCTAGTTTGTAATCTTTGTAATTGAGCCACAGAGgttgataaagctgaaatttGTTGTGTTAAAGCTGCAATATctgaattaccattaccatttgcATTGTTACCAACAATTACTGGTTGAGGTGTAGTAACTGGaataaaaggtgatttaggtaaaccattatttaaattacctaaaccactAGGCaattcagaatcaaaagGTGCGAATACTGAAGCAGTAGAAGTgttttttgatcttgatggtGAAGTGTTTACTATATTTTgttgtgaagaagaagatgaagtcgACAGTGATTTAACAATTGATGTTAATTGAGCTACTtgagatgataatgatgataaagtattTTCAGTTCTTGATAACCTTTGTGATAATGCTTGatatattggtgatgattcGATATCGGATTGTGATTGGAATTGAGGGGACGATTtacgttgttgttgttgttgttgttgttgttgttgttgtgagGATGATGGgtttggtggtggtacaggtgTATTGTCACCCGacatgattgatgattgatgtataatacttgttttttttttctaatCTAGATACAAGAGAAGCTTTCTTCCAGTCAAATGCGAGATTACTTATTATATAGATACAGTAGAAATCCAAGGAATGGAATATTCTCAAAACTAGTTTAGTCAATCTTCAACAAAAAGAGAGAGGAATGTTAAATGTCGTAAAATAGGTAACCAACAGTTGGTCGGAGACGGTAGATGAGGTGAGCTGAAGATGACAAATATATTAATTTATTATTGCACTGATGATGCATGATCCGCTCGTATGACTCATGGTAGTAGTAGTGGATAGTGCCGCAAATCTGGCTTAAAGTTTGAAGTAAAATTcgataatcttcttcttctagccTTATGCAGTCAGGTCACATATGCATTCAAAACACAGATCATTTACATCAAATGCAATCAAATTCAACGTGTTCTGACTTAAAAGGATCAGTCTCTAGAAATTGAGTGAGATATATCTTCGTAGATAATTTCGCGAGACGACGaacaccaaaaaaaaagaacgATTCGGGAATAAGTAGAAGTACGTACGAGTAATAAACTGTATTTTACGAATCTTGGAAGCTTTTAAAGTATTTTAAAGTATCTTTTACGTACTCTCAAACGCTTTTCATTTTGAGCGGGATTAAGGTagtcttcttcattatctacATTTGAGCAGAATACATATAGCTTGAGTAATATTACCTTGCTATATCCAATGTCACTTATATCGTAAGCCATACAGGCAGTTTTATCGATCGCTGCTCGACATGTACCGGTTTTCAGTAAGGAATGCAGCGGGAAAGTATTCAATATCGCAGTCGTATGATGCCTAAATCCGATGAATGCTCACACCGATAACAGAGATGTATTCGAGACGATATAACATCTTACCATCGGGTAAGGGAAGATTTCGAGAGGTGACATTCAGACGTGAAGTGCCGGCTCGACAGAATAGTCAAGACAAAGAGCATATGATGGACTAATTGAGCCAGAAACCAGCTGCGTACGATGCAAGAAATGTATTTCGTGATCATGAGAATGGCAAATACATCCCAAGTCTTCTATCATCCATTTTTGTATTTATGAAAGTTAAAAGACCCGTTTAAACCCTAAAGCTACCTACCTACTAACAGTggaaatgattgatttacTCTTTCATTTCAACGTCACCTTTTTCttgagaagatgattttgaaccttttctttcaagGATAGCTTTTCTGTCGGAATCGAGTTTGAGGGAAGTGATGACAACGTTTGATGGATGAATTCCAACTGGTACAGTAGCAgcatttgatttttcaatgtGTACTCGTTCAACGTGGATAACCCATTTCTTTCTGTAGACCTGTAATAGAGGATTTGGTCAGTACTTTTTCAGTGAGTTGTTCAGTTAAAATATGTATGTCGGATGGAATGAATGGTATTTCTGATTGGTATAGGTGTTTGTTGAACTAATGAACTGAAACATTCCACTTACTTGGGTtacttttccttctcttcccTTGTATTTACCTCTAACAATcaaaacttcatcatcttttcgGATAGGGATTGATCGGGCCTATGATTGGAAGAGAGATCGATCAGTATGCTGTTTAATCATGATGTATGATCGTTCCGTCATCAAAATAACCTGTCCACCAAAACATTTGCGACTACTAGTTTGCTACTTGATGTCCTATTTCTGCTCTATACCTCGTTGTAGGATAGTATAGCCCGACCCGACAGGGATGACTCTATTCCATTCAACCGACTAAACCAAATTCCACATAACCTTCCCTTAAATTGCCTCCATCCCGTACCATACTTCTTGGTCGAAtaccaaatcaaatcaaaactcACAGTGTGTTCCTTTCTCAATTCCTT is a window from the Kwoniella dendrophila CBS 6074 chromosome 6, complete sequence genome containing:
- a CDS encoding ribosomal protein L24, whose translation is MSSPLSKELRKEHTARSIPIRKDDEVLIVRGKYKGREGKVTQVYRKKWVIHVERVHIEKSNAATVPVGIHPSNVVITSLKLDSDRKAILERKGSKSSSQEKGDVEMKE